In the genome of Streptomyces aquilus, the window GGGGAGTACTCCGGTGACCACACGTCGTACGTGCGGCGGGAGCCGATCGGTGTCGTCGGGTCCATCGCGCCCTGGAACTATCCGTTGCAGATGGCCGCCTGGAAGATCCTTCCGGCCGTCGCCGCCGGTAACACCATCGTCCTCAAGCCCGCCGAGCTCACGCCCCTGACCTCGCTGCTGTTCGCGCAGGCGGCCACCGACGCCGGCATCCCCGACGGTGTCATCAACATCGTCACCGGGACGGGCAAGGAGGCCGGCGAGCATCTCGTGGGCCACCCCGCCGTCGCCATGACCTCCTTCACCGGGTCCACGGCGGTGGGGAAGCGCGTCGCCGAGATCGCCACCGCGACCGTCAAGCGCATCCATCTGGAGCTGGGCGGCAAGGCGCCCTTCGTCGTCTTCGACGACGCCGACCTGGACGCCGCCGTCAACGGCGCGGTCGCCGGCGCGCTCATCAACACCGGCCAGGACTGCACCGCCGCCACGCGCGCGTACGTGCAGCGGCCCCTCTACGAGGCGTTCGTCGAGAAGACGGCCGCTCTCATGGAGACCGTGCGGCTGGGTGACCCCTTCGCCGCCGGCACCGACCTCGGCCCGCTCATCTCGCACGTCCAGCGGGACCGGGTCGCCGCCTTCGTCGACCGTGCGCGCGCCTACGCGCGCGTGGTGACCGGCGGCGAGACACCGGAAGGGGAGCTCGCCAAGGGCGCCTACTACCGGCCCACCCTCGTCGCCGACGCCGCCCAGGACAGTGAGATCGTCCAGTCCGAGCTCTTCGGGCCGGTCCTGGTCGTCCTGCCCTTCGACAGCGACGACGAGGGGATCGCGCTCGCCAACGACACCCCGTACGGACTCGCGGCCTCCGCCTGGAGCCGGGACGTCTACCGGGCGAACCGGGCGACCCGCGAGATCAAGGCGGGGTGTGTGTGGGTCAACGACCACATCCCGATCATCAGCGAGATGCCCCACGGCGGCTACAAGGCGTCCGGCTTCGGCAAGGACATGTCCTCGTACTCGTTCGAGGAGTACACCCAGATCAAGCACGTCATGTTCGACAATACGGCGGTCGCCAGGAAGGACTGGCACCGCACGATCTTCGGGGACCGTTAGCTGAATCAGGCCGCCCGACCCGCGGCCGACCCTCCGAAAGGGCACCACGCGCATGGAGCAGTACGAGCCCGACCGCCTGAGCCCGGCCCAAGTGGCCGCCATACGGCGCAGCTTCCGCAATGGCCGGGCCGCCATGACCCGGCGTTCCTTGCTGCGCGCCTCCGCGGGCGGCGCGCTCGCGGTCG includes:
- a CDS encoding gamma-aminobutyraldehyde dehydrogenase encodes the protein MHNPGNATPETPGISDRFPAQERLADGAQFIAGRLTKGTSGRTHAVVDPSTGEEVYTYELAGPADVDAAVAAARAAFPGWAATTPGERSDALHRFAAVLAERAEEFARAESLQCGKPLKLTREFDVPGTIDNTAFFAGAARHLQGQSAGEYSGDHTSYVRREPIGVVGSIAPWNYPLQMAAWKILPAVAAGNTIVLKPAELTPLTSLLFAQAATDAGIPDGVINIVTGTGKEAGEHLVGHPAVAMTSFTGSTAVGKRVAEIATATVKRIHLELGGKAPFVVFDDADLDAAVNGAVAGALINTGQDCTAATRAYVQRPLYEAFVEKTAALMETVRLGDPFAAGTDLGPLISHVQRDRVAAFVDRARAYARVVTGGETPEGELAKGAYYRPTLVADAAQDSEIVQSELFGPVLVVLPFDSDDEGIALANDTPYGLAASAWSRDVYRANRATREIKAGCVWVNDHIPIISEMPHGGYKASGFGKDMSSYSFEEYTQIKHVMFDNTAVARKDWHRTIFGDR